The Pongo abelii isolate AG06213 chromosome 21, NHGRI_mPonAbe1-v2.0_pri, whole genome shotgun sequence genome has a window encoding:
- the DEFB126 gene encoding beta-defensin 126: MKSLLFTLAVFMLLAQLVSGSWYVKKCLNDVGICKKKCKPEELHVKNGWAMCGKQRDCCVPADKRANYPAFCVQTKTTRTSTVTATTATRATTATTTTLMMTTASMSSMTPTPVSPTG; encoded by the exons ATGAAGTCCCTACTGTTCACCCTTGCAGTTTTTATGCTCCTGGCCCAACTGGTCTCAG GTAGTTGGTATGTGAAAAAGTGTCTAAACGATGTTGGAATTTGCAAGAAGAAGTGCAAACCTGAAGAGCTGCATGTAAAGAATGGTTGGGCAATGTGCGGCAAACAAAGAGACTGCTGTGTTCCAGCTGACAAACGTGCTAATTATCCTGCTTTCTGTGTCCAAACAAAGACTACAAGAACTTCAACAgtaacagcaacaacagcaacaagagcaacaacagcaacaacaacaactttgATGATGACTACTGCTTCAATGTCTTCGATGACTCCTACTCCTGTTTCTCCCACTGGTTGA